A section of the Streptomyces sp. Je 1-369 genome encodes:
- a CDS encoding Uma2 family endonuclease: MTAEPRTEALHALQPDGSAWPMPPEDGYTTDEFFSLDLPPHTELIDGSLIFVSPQRKFHTLAMYLLEQGLRATVPEPLRVRREMAVVLGRRQAPEPDLVVVTAEADADQTQTRYQAEDVLLAVEVMSPDSEERDQDTKPRKYAAAGIRHYWLVRMDENKRPAVHTYELDPHTGTYAPTGIHHDRLKLAVPFTIDIDLTEIDRL, from the coding sequence ATGACCGCCGAGCCCCGCACCGAAGCGCTGCACGCACTCCAGCCCGATGGCTCGGCGTGGCCGATGCCACCTGAGGACGGCTACACGACGGACGAATTCTTCAGCCTCGACCTCCCGCCGCACACAGAGTTGATCGACGGGAGCCTGATCTTCGTGAGTCCGCAGCGCAAGTTCCACACACTGGCCATGTACCTCTTGGAGCAGGGGCTGCGCGCCACCGTCCCCGAACCTCTGCGGGTCCGCCGCGAGATGGCCGTCGTCCTCGGCCGCAGGCAGGCACCCGAGCCGGACCTCGTGGTCGTGACCGCGGAGGCCGACGCCGACCAGACACAGACGCGATACCAGGCGGAGGACGTCCTGCTCGCCGTAGAGGTCATGTCCCCCGACTCGGAGGAGCGCGACCAGGACACCAAGCCCCGCAAGTACGCCGCAGCCGGAATCCGGCACTACTGGCTGGTCAGGATGGACGAGAACAAGCGGCCCGCCGTCCACACCTACGAGCTCGACCCGCACACCGGCACCTACGCGCCCACCGGCATCCATCACGACCGGCTCAAGCTCGCCGTGCCGTTCACGATCGACATCGACCTCACCGAGATCGACCGCCTCTGA